Proteins found in one Aquibium microcysteis genomic segment:
- a CDS encoding ABC transporter permease, with translation MIAFLAKRLSVGFVTLIVASVVVFAVLEVLPGDPAQLMLGMNATDEAVAALREQMGLDQPLLVRYASWIGGLLTGDFGRSFTYSSPVLDLIAERAVVSLPLALIALAMSTVIAIPVGLFAAARRGKAADTITMGAAQIGVAVPNFWFALILIYIFAVWLRLVPSGGFPGWDAGVWPGIKALLMPAVALALPQAAILSRVTRSALLEVLGEDYIRTARAKGMPRRHVLWRHALRNAMIPVLTILGLQFAFLLAGTIIIENVFYLPGLGRLVFQAITQRDLIVVEGVVMLLVASVILVNIVVDICYALVDPRLRSNA, from the coding sequence ATGATCGCCTTTCTCGCCAAACGACTCTCGGTCGGCTTCGTGACGCTCATCGTCGCGTCCGTCGTCGTCTTCGCGGTGCTGGAGGTGCTGCCGGGCGATCCGGCGCAGCTGATGCTCGGCATGAACGCGACCGACGAGGCGGTGGCGGCGCTGCGCGAGCAGATGGGCCTCGATCAGCCGCTGCTCGTCCGCTACGCGAGCTGGATCGGCGGCCTGCTGACCGGGGATTTCGGCCGATCCTTCACCTATTCCTCGCCGGTCCTCGATCTCATCGCCGAGCGCGCGGTGGTGTCGCTGCCGCTGGCGCTGATCGCGCTGGCGATGTCCACCGTCATCGCGATTCCGGTCGGGCTGTTTGCCGCCGCACGGCGCGGCAAGGCGGCCGACACCATCACCATGGGTGCGGCTCAGATCGGCGTCGCGGTGCCGAATTTCTGGTTCGCGCTGATCCTGATCTACATCTTCGCGGTCTGGCTGCGGCTGGTGCCTTCCGGCGGCTTTCCCGGCTGGGATGCGGGCGTCTGGCCCGGCATCAAGGCGCTGCTGATGCCGGCCGTCGCGCTCGCCCTCCCCCAGGCCGCCATCCTGTCGCGCGTCACGCGCTCGGCGCTGCTCGAGGTGCTGGGCGAGGACTACATCCGCACCGCGCGCGCCAAGGGCATGCCGCGGCGCCACGTCCTGTGGCGGCACGCGCTGCGCAACGCGATGATCCCGGTGCTGACGATCCTCGGCCTGCAGTTCGCCTTCCTGCTCGCCGGCACGATCATCATCGAGAACGTCTTCTACCTGCCCGGCCTCGGCCGCCTGGTCTTCCAGGCGATCACGCAGCGCGACCTGATCGTGGTCGAGGGCGTGGTGATGCTGCTGGTCGCCTCCGTCATCCTGGTCAACATCGTGGTCGACATCTGCTACGCGCTGGTCGATCCCCGCCTGAGGTCGAACGCGTGA
- a CDS encoding ABC transporter substrate-binding protein, giving the protein MSAWKSILAATALALASSTAAFAARTDVVVGVVLEPPHLDPTAGAAAAIDEVVYANVFEGLTSIGPAGEVEPALAASWDISEDGKVYTFKLHEGVKFHDGTELTAEDVKFSLDRARAEDSTNAQKGLFAQIDSVEAVDATTVKVTLKQPQGSFLYNLGWGDAVIVAPESADGNKEKPIGTGPFKFDSWAKGSSITIVKNPDYWGEAVALDKAEFRIIPDAAAAVPALLSGDVQAFPNMPAGDALPQIQSDPRFKVVIGATEGETVLATNNKKAPFDNLKVRQAIAHTLDREAIMAAGSSGLGTPIGSHFSPANEAYVDLTGTYPKDIEKAKALLAEAGYPDGFKATLKLPPPAYARDGGQVIASQLREIGIELEIIPVEWAQWLEQAFKGKDYDLTIVSHTEPNDIGIYARKDYYFNYDNPDFDKVIAELDVASDPAKRNELFKQAQEILAKDAVNGFLFQLPKVGVWDAKLEGMWENAPIQATDLTGVKWAD; this is encoded by the coding sequence ATGAGTGCCTGGAAAAGCATACTGGCCGCGACGGCGCTGGCGCTGGCCTCGTCGACGGCGGCCTTCGCCGCCCGCACCGACGTGGTGGTGGGCGTGGTGCTGGAGCCGCCGCATCTCGATCCGACGGCCGGCGCCGCCGCCGCCATCGACGAGGTGGTCTATGCCAACGTCTTCGAGGGCCTGACCAGCATCGGCCCCGCCGGCGAGGTCGAGCCCGCGCTGGCCGCGAGCTGGGACATCTCGGAGGACGGCAAGGTCTACACCTTCAAGCTGCACGAGGGCGTGAAATTCCACGACGGCACCGAACTGACCGCGGAGGACGTCAAGTTCTCGCTCGACCGCGCCCGCGCCGAGGATTCCACCAATGCCCAGAAGGGCCTGTTCGCGCAGATCGATTCCGTCGAGGCCGTGGATGCCACGACGGTCAAGGTGACGCTGAAGCAGCCGCAGGGCTCGTTCCTCTACAATCTCGGCTGGGGCGACGCCGTGATCGTCGCGCCCGAGAGCGCCGACGGCAACAAGGAAAAGCCGATCGGCACCGGCCCCTTCAAGTTCGACAGCTGGGCCAAGGGCTCGTCGATCACGATCGTCAAGAACCCGGACTACTGGGGCGAGGCCGTGGCGCTCGACAAGGCCGAGTTCCGCATCATCCCGGATGCCGCGGCGGCCGTGCCGGCGCTGCTGTCGGGCGACGTGCAGGCCTTCCCGAACATGCCGGCAGGCGACGCGCTGCCGCAGATCCAGTCCGACCCACGCTTCAAGGTGGTGATCGGCGCGACGGAGGGCGAGACGGTTCTGGCGACCAACAACAAGAAGGCGCCCTTCGACAATCTGAAGGTTCGCCAGGCGATCGCGCACACGCTCGACCGCGAGGCCATCATGGCGGCCGGCTCGTCGGGCCTCGGCACGCCGATCGGCTCGCATTTTTCGCCCGCCAACGAGGCCTATGTCGACCTGACCGGCACCTATCCGAAGGACATCGAGAAGGCCAAGGCGCTGCTGGCGGAGGCCGGCTATCCGGACGGCTTCAAGGCGACGCTGAAGCTGCCGCCGCCTGCCTATGCCCGCGACGGCGGCCAGGTGATCGCCTCGCAGCTGCGCGAGATCGGCATCGAGCTCGAGATCATCCCGGTGGAATGGGCGCAGTGGCTGGAGCAGGCCTTCAAGGGCAAGGACTACGACCTGACGATCGTCTCGCACACGGAGCCGAACGACATCGGGATCTATGCCCGCAAGGACTACTACTTCAACTACGACAACCCGGACTTCGACAAGGTGATCGCCGAGCTCGACGTCGCCTCCGACCCGGCCAAGCGCAACGAGCTGTTCAAGCAGGCGCAGGAAATCCTCGCCAAGGACGCGGTGAACGGCTTCCTGTTCCAGCTGCCGAAGGTCGGCGTGTGGGACGCCAAGCTCGAAGGCATGTGGGAGAACGCGCCGATCCAGGCCACGGACCTGACCGGGGTGAAGTGGGCGGATTGA
- a CDS encoding glutathione S-transferase family protein: protein MITVHYLEKSRAHRALWLLEELGLDYEVKTYRRTKDFRAPESLKAVHPLGKSPVIEDDGRVVAESGAITEYLVERYGGEGLRPAADTEERLRYTYWMHYAEGSAMPLLVMKLIFSRLPAQMPFVLRPVARMISGGVNGKLIDPQLADHLALWKTELARDGYFAGKEFSAADIAMSFPVEAGLTRIADGQDVAVLRRWLEAIRARPAYKRAITRGGDTYGYSKT, encoded by the coding sequence ATGATCACCGTCCACTACCTCGAAAAGTCGCGCGCCCACCGCGCCCTCTGGCTGCTCGAGGAACTCGGCCTCGACTACGAGGTGAAGACCTACCGCCGCACGAAGGATTTTCGCGCGCCCGAGAGCCTCAAGGCGGTCCACCCGCTCGGCAAGTCGCCGGTGATCGAGGACGACGGCCGCGTCGTCGCCGAAAGCGGCGCGATCACCGAGTATCTCGTGGAGAGGTACGGCGGCGAGGGCCTGCGTCCGGCCGCCGACACCGAGGAGCGGCTGCGCTACACCTACTGGATGCACTATGCGGAAGGGTCCGCGATGCCGCTCCTGGTCATGAAGCTCATCTTCTCGCGGCTGCCCGCGCAGATGCCCTTCGTCCTGCGCCCGGTGGCCCGCATGATCTCCGGCGGCGTCAACGGCAAGCTGATCGACCCGCAGCTCGCCGACCATCTGGCGCTCTGGAAGACCGAGCTCGCCCGCGACGGGTATTTCGCGGGCAAGGAGTTCTCGGCAGCCGACATCGCCATGAGCTTTCCGGTCGAGGCGGGCCTGACGCGCATCGCCGACGGCCAGGACGTCGCGGTGCTGCGCCGCTGGCTGGAGGCGATCCGCGCCCGTCCGGCCTACAAGCGGGCCATTACGCGCGGCGGCGACACCTACGGCTATTCGAAGACCTGA
- a CDS encoding L,D-transpeptidase, which yields MIRNAIAATLVFCALAVTTPAASQAATVVARVSIAQQQMTVSYNGLPVHTWAVSTARRGKVTPVGSWKAKWLSKNHKSSLYDNAPMPFSIFYNGNYAVHGTTSVSKLGQPASAGCVRLHPDNAAILFEMAKREGLDNVMIVVEP from the coding sequence ATGATACGCAACGCAATCGCCGCCACGCTCGTCTTCTGCGCGCTCGCTGTGACGACGCCCGCGGCATCTCAGGCGGCAACCGTGGTTGCACGGGTGAGCATCGCGCAGCAGCAGATGACGGTGAGCTACAACGGCCTTCCGGTGCACACCTGGGCGGTCTCGACCGCCCGGCGCGGCAAGGTGACGCCGGTGGGAAGCTGGAAGGCGAAGTGGCTGTCGAAGAACCACAAGTCCAGCCTCTACGACAACGCGCCGATGCCGTTCTCGATCTTCTACAACGGCAACTACGCCGTCCACGGCACGACGAGCGTCTCGAAGCTCGGCCAGCCGGCCTCGGCGGGCTGCGTGCGGCTGCATCCCGACAACGCGGCGATCCTGTTCGAGATGGCGAAACGCGAAGGGCTCGACAACGTCATGATCGTCGTCGAGCCCTGA